From Candidatus Cloacimonadota bacterium:
CAAACTGGATGGGGAAGAGGTGGAAGCCACCGATATTTCAGACCAGTTGGTGAAAGTGGACATCCAGGGCCCTCTCTCCTACAAGCTTATCAAACAGATTTACGGCGCTGAAGTGCTCAAAAACCGCAATAACCCGGAAAAGAACATGAGCTTCTTCACCTTCAATAAATTCGAGCGCAACGGTGCCCGCTACCTGATTAGCCGCACCGGCTACACCAATCGTTGGGGCTGGGAACTCTATCTGCCCGTGGCCAATGCGGCGGAGGATTTTAAAAAGATCGTGAGCCTGGCTTTGGATTTGGGCGGATTGCTGGTTGGCCTTGGCGGCCGTGATGAAAACCGCATTTCCGCTGGTCCCTTTGGTCTGCCTCTGATGGGCAGCGAGTATGACCCTGAGCACAATCCCATCCACGCTCCGCTCTTCGACGCTGCGGTAGATATGACCAAACCGGACTTTATGGGAAAGGCCGCTCTGGAAAAGGGTTTCGCGGCTAATCCCCGCAAAGCCCTGATCCTCTTTGTATCAGAAGGCATCGCCACGAACCGCCGGGTTTTCAAGGACGGTATCTGCCTCGGCACAGTGACTTCCAGCATCAACTCCCCCAATCTATCACTGGAGCAACGTTTGGCTCTCGGTTCCAAACGCCGGAATGTGAACACGGAGGACGGAAATGCCGCCATTGGCCTTGCCTGGCTCTATGAGAATCCCTTCCAGAAGGATGCCGAAGGCAAATTCATCTCCCATGAGAACGAGCTTCCCATCCGCATCCCGGTTCAGCTCTTCCGGGTGGATGAAGCCGGGAATGCAAGCGGTTCTCCGATGGTGGCTTATCTGACCCTGGAGGGCGTTTCTACCGCCACCGCGCCCAAAGCCCTGAAAAATATCGAGAACCTCTAAGCGCCACAACAACAATACGTTAAACCGCGCCCGAATCCTTAACCTGGTATTCAGGCCGGTTTTTTGTATGCAGGATTTTTGGCTGGGCAGGTATTATCTGTAGAATCATCCAATCCCAAGGAGGAAGACATGAAACCGAGACTCATCTTGATCGCCTGCCTAACCCTGATGGCCGGACTGCTCAGCGCCCAGAACATCTTCGGCGCTTTCCAGATCTACACCGAGCCAATAGGCGCCACGATCACTCTGTATGGTACCAATCAATATCTGGGGTCCACTCCCAGCCAAGCCATCCCCATCACAATGGACCAATACATGACCTATAACTGGGGCGTTCCCGGCCGTGTTTTTGACCTTCTGATCTCCAAACCGGGCTACATTCCGATACGCTATCAAATCTTCGTTCCCTACAACGCCAGGTATCAATGGGATGCCCTGCGCAATCCCACCGTCTTCCATTTCGACCTTCAGAGGCAGCCGATGCATCCCCATCCCCATTGGCCGCATTGGAACCACAACACCCATTATTACTTTATCGATCCCTGGCCCGGCCCGGGACATGGTCACGGTTGGCATGGCCACGGTCACGGTCACGGCCATAGACCCAAACCCGGACACGGAAACAACCATGGCGGTCATGGCCACGACGATGACGGACCGGGTCACAAACCACCTTCCGGCGGACACGCCGGCCATCCCAGACCCTGAGTGTGAAGCTC
This genomic window contains:
- a CDS encoding aminomethyl transferase family protein; this translates as MAKLGFDFPATPRRTFLYELEENWYLPLLAQKKGLPLQDIKRSNFGEYSMAVNYLTSVLDEAAAINNLAIYNIDHMGQILFTGKDAPALLDRALAGRMSDMKIGACKYTLLLNEQGGVQDDMIFMRLSETEFIAVINAGHDITDNVNGQELIADIDRIMACKLDGEEVEATDISDQLVKVDIQGPLSYKLIKQIYGAEVLKNRNNPEKNMSFFTFNKFERNGARYLISRTGYTNRWGWELYLPVANAAEDFKKIVSLALDLGGLLVGLGGRDENRISAGPFGLPLMGSEYDPEHNPIHAPLFDAAVDMTKPDFMGKAALEKGFAANPRKALILFVSEGIATNRRVFKDGICLGTVTSSINSPNLSLEQRLALGSKRRNVNTEDGNAAIGLAWLYENPFQKDAEGKFISHENELPIRIPVQLFRVDEAGNASGSPMVAYLTLEGVSTATAPKALKNIENL